In the Microcoleus sp. FACHB-672 genome, one interval contains:
- a CDS encoding poly-gamma-glutamate biosynthesis protein PgsC/CapC: MFELPNTPEIHRLALNVGAFVSIVYRDRYGVIPGGVIVPGFIIVLSLLSPIWCITSLAFSFFVYVIYKRFLQQTSYKRRTPIYILAFLSLAIASSIGLIYIKLGWLYPSLDSLSGTLLPAVIAFTLTKQKLNRVVRAIIIIAFLK; this comes from the coding sequence ATGTTTGAGCTTCCGAATACACCTGAAATACATAGATTAGCACTGAATGTTGGTGCTTTTGTATCGATAGTTTATAGAGATCGTTATGGAGTGATACCAGGAGGTGTAATTGTTCCTGGATTTATCATTGTTTTATCTTTACTATCACCCATTTGGTGCATCACGAGCTTAGCTTTCTCTTTTTTTGTTTACGTTATCTACAAGCGTTTCTTACAACAAACAAGTTATAAACGTCGTACACCGATATATATTTTAGCGTTTCTTTCTTTAGCAATCGCTAGCTCTATAGGACTGATATACATCAAGTTAGGTTGGTTATATCCTTCTTTAGACAGTCTATCTGGAACTTTACTACCCGCTGTTATCGCTTTTACCTTGACTAAGCAGAAGTTAAATAGAGTAGTAAGAGCAATAATTATTATAGCGTTTCTCAAATAG